In Gasterosteus aculeatus chromosome 15, fGasAcu3.hap1.1, whole genome shotgun sequence, a single genomic region encodes these proteins:
- the slc2a1c gene encoding solute carrier family 2, facilitated glucose transporter member 1 — MAPQESRLTATLLTSILAAVLGSLQIGYHTGNVNAPAKIIEEFFNHTWRVRHNQTMPDHSLTLLLSLSVSIKDFGALLGSLGVKYLADSHGRRNSILIVNCLSVVGACLMSASKASQSFEVLILGRVVFGLFCGLVMSLNPLYIQEVSPTNLRGAFATLNQVSFATGILLGMVAGLETVLGTEHHWSMMLSLSVIPALIQYLVLPFCPESPRYLLINRGEESKAEAALMRLRGSSEKVFAELEEMKEEAAHTQSGVTIHKFFKKRRYKKPIILVLVINLGSQLSGFNAIINYSTRMFQAKFDQAKYLTLGVGAVNVTFTLVAFFLMERAGRRRLLLTGFISIAVCNLLMTIVDSVLHLVPELRSLQVLLVFCLISAYELGPGPISWFIAAELFDQPGRPIAMAFTSMLNWGGKFVLALLFPPLLKVCGAYVYLLFMAVGLVAFAFIWMRLPETKGRTFDDIAEEFRGAEGIPLHNKTGFNTFP, encoded by the exons ATGGCGCCGCAGGAG AGCCGTCTGACCGCCACGCTGCTGACCTCCATCCTGGCAGCGGTGCTCGGGTCCCTGCAGATCGGCTACCACACGGGCAACGTCAACGCTCCGGCCAAG ATCATTGAAGAGTTTTTCAACCACACCTGGAGAGTCAGGCACAACCAGACGATGCCAGATCACAGCCTCACTCTCCTGTTGTCGCTCTCCGTCAGCATCAAAGACTTCGGAGCCTTGCTGGGCTCGCTGGGAGTCAAATACTTGGCAGATTCTCACGGCCG ACGAAACTCCATCCTCATAGTGAACTGCCTCTCTGTTGTGGGAGCGTGTCTGATGTCCGCCTCCAAAGCCAGCCAGTCGTTTGAGGTTCTCATCCTGGGCCGCGTGGTGTTCGGCCTCTTCTGCGGCCTGGTCATGAGTCTCAACCCACTCTACATCCAGGAGGTTTCCCCCACCAACCTGAGAGGCGCCTTCGCCACGCTCAACCAGGTGTCCTTCGCCACGGGCATCCTGTTGGGGATG GTGGCTGGTCTGGAGACAGTGCTGGGAACGGAGCATCACTGGTCCATGATGCTATCCCTGTCCGTCATTCCGGCCCTGATACAGTACCTGGTCCTGCCCTTCTGCCCCGAGAGCCCTCGCTACCTACTCATCAACCGGGGGGAGGAGAGTAAAGCCGAGGCCG CCCTTATGAGGCTGAGAGGAAGCTCAGAAAAGGTGTTCGCTGAGCTGGaagagatgaaggaggaggcggCCCACACTCAGAGCGGCGTCACCATCCACAAGTTCTTCAAGAAGCGCCGGTACAAGAAGCCCATCATCCTAGTCCTCGTCATCAACTTGGGCAGCCAGCTGTCTGGATTCAATGCG ATCATTAATTATTCCACCAGAATGTTTCAGGCCAAGTTTGATCAGGCCAAGTACTTGACTCTGGGCGTGGGGGCCGTCAATGTGACCTTCACTTTGGTGGCG ttcttCCTGATGGAaagggcaggaaggaggaggctgCTCCTGACTGGTTTCATCTCCATAGCAGTGTGTAACCTACTCATGACCATAGTGGATTCGGTCCTG CACCTGGTCCCAGAGCTGCGGAGCCTGCAGGTCCTGCTGGTTTTCTGCCTGATTTCGGCCTACGAGCTGGGCCCCGGCCCCATCTCGTGGTTCATCGCCGCCGAGCTGTTCGACCAGCCGGGCCGCCCCATCGCCATGGCCTTCACCAGCATGCTCAACTGGGGCGGGAAGTTTGTTCTGGcactcctctttcctcctctactG AAAGTCTGCGGCGCGTACGTCTACCTGCTCTTCATGGCCGTGGGTCTGGTCGCCTTCGCCTTCATCTGGATGCGCCTCCCGGAGACCAAAGGACGCACGTTCGATGACATCGCGGAGGAGTTCAGAGGAGCGGAGGGCATCCCGTTGCACAATAAGACCGGATTCAACACTTTTCCCTAA